A stretch of DNA from Gasterosteus aculeatus chromosome 7, fGasAcu3.hap1.1, whole genome shotgun sequence:
tcctgcagctgcCTCCGGAGCATACGCAGCTCCTGCTGGGCCTCCACCTTGATGTCATTTGCCACCACCACTGCCGTCTGGAGGTCTGCCTGGAACCTACGCCACTCTTCTTTTTCGTCCTAAAGTAACAAGCGTATGGATATCTATGTTTAACATACTGGAAGAAGCAAGTCAAGACCCGCTAATCCACACAGACAGGAGGAATTGTTTGAGTATTCTTTGGATTTAACTGGATGCGATTTTCTAGGATTTCACTGAGTaggtaaaaagggaaaaaaatatccAAACCAGATTTCAGGAACCTTTAGAATTGCTTAAATTTAAACAGGGAAATAAAATGTAGGCCTGTATTCAGTGTTGTTCAGGCAAACATCTACTGTTCAGTAAAATACAGTTTACAACCTTTTGAAAACGACATCCAGCCGTAACAATGATCAGGTTTAACATGTGGGAAAATCTTTCTGCTCTTCAAGCTCTTTGACAAAATTAACCAATTTTTGTGTATAGCTCAAAGTACAAAAAACCCAGGCATAACAAACAAGCAATACTACAACAGCTTAAAGCCATAACTAACAataagttgttttttgttatgaCTTTAAGCTGTACGTTAGCATCTTCTAGTGATAAAGATAAAAGAGAAGACTACACAGTTATAAAGATGGGACAGCAGGAAACTTCATGTTTATTGTAAGGAACAAAAAAGAAGTTTGTAtgtataatgtaaaaaaaaaaaaacctgcaggcGGTCTCAACAGCCTACATGGACGCTACAGGAATAACAATCGCAGGACAGATGATTGTGGCAAAACGACAAGAAGGTAACTGAGCACTAGAACATCATCCTGCCCTTAAAAGATTGCAAAAATACTAATTTCCCTGATAAAGAACCAGTcgaaagtttggacacactttcttatTCTGaaaaggtgtgtccaaactatCTTTAAAAACCACCTTAACCATTTCCAACCAAAAATTGTAATTtcaattcaaacaaacacatgggTTTTCATATCGAAGACTCCTACCTTTATCTGCCTGCTCAAGACTTTCAGTTGTCGGTCTGCTTCGcctttctgctcctccagcttttTGACGAGATCTGCAATGAGAAGTTATTCAAAGTGTTTCAAGGGACATCGTACTGTAGATTCAGGGCAGAATCACAGCAATCAAAACCAAACTATCAGTCGAGCTTTAACAAATATGCTCCCATAAAAGTTAGTTACATCTGGACATATTCGACCACTCTAGAAGTCTATATAGAAACCACTGCAGACCCATCTGTATTAATGTCTCCTAGTTGGAGCAGAGTGCAGTCATTTAAGGCAGTTTCTCACTCAGCTGGGGACAGCAAGGTTTGTCATCAGGGACACACGGCTGAAACTAACCCATCCAACACAGTAGCCCTTGAATAAACCAAACCTCCATGAATAATATCGGCAGTGAGAGGAACATACTCTCCATGTCCAGGACGGCTTGGTTGGTGTGGCAGTTGAcggccctctgctgctccacctggTCCTCCAGCTCAAAAATggtctccttcagctccttcacCTGGTTCTCAGCCTGGATCCCGGCCTCCTCTACCGAAGACACCCGGCTGCTGAGCTCCTGCTCCCTCATCTCAGCCCGCTCCTGCAGCTGATGGCATTTGGTCTCCACCTGCGCGTGCGTATTTGTGAGAGGATCGTGGGTTCAGGAACAGAaatggaggaaaagaaaaaggggcaACGTGTCACGTGAATCTCATGGCCGGCCGTCATTAGATGGAAGCGTTAAAGTCACATTTGACtcaataaaatgtcattttatgaCCTTCCCGACATCACTCTGGTGCAGGGATCACATTCCTTTTGGCGTTTTCTTACATTCATGTCTTTCCAATCATTAGATAAAAGATGAGCTCGACAAATATGAAGCAGCATCTGACTTTTTAATGGCTGGATGAAAATGAGAAGCCGTATGTGTGCGGGAGCCACTGACCAACACGTAATTAAAGCTGGCTTCAATGTGTCGAGGTCTGGTACCGTTTGAAGGCTGATGGTGCaattagaaaaaaagtcagTAAGTCAAGTAAGTCCATTATGCAAGTCTGATCTAAATTGTGTGCTTATTCTGTGGGGGGTTTCATGGTCTCTATTCTACATGAACTCTAAACACAATGCACTTATTGTGTGTCAGCAAGTTATAGAACATTACTTAAAGGGGGTTCTTTTTGCCAGCAATGTGTTTTAATCGGCCTCAACGCTTCCTTTTTTCACCTACTGAAAAGACTCCCTGGAACCTgggctttttttctgttaatttCTTTATGAATGACTGGTGAATCTGTTGGACTCAATCAAGCTTCACCTGCTGGCTATAAATAGTCTGCTCCCCTGGCAGTTCACCTTTTTCCACTCCCTGCCAGTACTCCAGCGTATCCTGAAGTGTGCGTATTCAAGTTCACGTGAGTGGTCAATTCAATTTATCCTTTTGATTGTTTAATTTGTATGCCTTTGTGATGCCTTTTTGTGACCTGCGAaggattgtttgttgtttgattgaCCACTcagttatttaatttaattgtatctttgtttatgtttttgatGCAGCACACAGGATAAATATCAAGCttacaaaaaggaaataaactaCTGGTGTTACATCCAACCTGCCTTGCATCATTTTCTCACTCTGACTGTCTGCTCACCCAACATTCACTCCCCCCAAACCACATCACCCCTACCGGTCCTTCACCTACCAAGTTAGATCTTCCCCAGTCGATCTGATGAAAAGAAACTTTTTAAAATCAAgcagtaaagtaaaagtaaccACAGTGATTCTGATTACCCTCATGCATCGTATTCTTTTCGCATAGGCTGGTGCAGCATCCACATCTGTCACTCAAGTAAAGCAGATTTTCAAATATGATAAAAGCTGCATATAAATAAGGGTAAATGTAACCTGTTTTGCTGTTAACCGAGAGCTTAACTATGTCTGACCACGAGTGTTTGGGCACAATACTAACAAGCAAGGTGACAGTCATGGAAATATGGATTCAGGCTGATCAGATCCGACCGCTTCAATGTGTTCATTGCGTCAACTATTGAATTACGTACCAGCTGAAGTCAGTGTTCCATGATGCTCGCTGTCACCCAGAAAGCACAATATACTAGAATAAGTCATGTAGTTGAGCAGGACTGCGTCCCTCTCACCACGTGGCTCTAATGGATCGGGATGATGTGTGGAACGGCCTCACGCCCATGTGGCAGAGGACAGGAGCGTGACTCAGGAGGACCACATACTGGTGGCCGTCCCTCGGGTCGGCACTACAGTTACAGTCCAACAATGACAACATCCCTGAGATGACGGCAACACGCCCAAATCTGGAATCCACAACCCCCGAAATGAACTTACACGGCCCGAGCCGTTCTGTTGTTGAAGGGGAAAACCAAAGTGACTCCCGAGGATCATTTGAAAACTATTTGAGTGAACATGACTTCATGTGGTGAAGTGATAAAAAAAGGACTGCAAGTCTGAAACACTGTGGAaaatcggtgtgtgtgtgtgggtctgccAAAAATGATCAAAAACATTCATGTTTGCCCTTTTGacccctttttttaatccattagCAAGTAATAAACATATCGCAGATGCATTCTGTTCACTTTGAAAACTATTCCTGAAAATAAACGCTTTGCCAACAGAGAATCTGAACTAAAAGTAATGAACTGCTTCTGGACGAGTGAACCTTCACTTTCTCCAATGTTAGTCAATATGGAGAGATTGTTGTTTCGGGAACAAATACAAGACTAATGAGATTACTAacataatactttttttaataggGAGTCCCACACAGAATAATTCCATCCCCAGTTTTCACATCCAGCCCTTAGCACAACACAAGCAACCAAGCAAAAAACATTGTGAAGAGACCAACATAGTCTAGTTTTTAAAGGGTTCATTTGAAGCTTTGTTGACATTAGGCTCAAAAACATGTTCTATTCagggaaaaataataattccctTTTTACACCATGACTGAATTCTGTGAGTAACTGTGAAATAGAGTAATATCTACCATTACTGCACTGTGTGTTGCCTCCTACCTTGGACATGGTGGAGCGCACTTGCTCAGTGTCGGCCTGGGCCTGTAGCAGCTCCTGCCTGAGCTCCGTCAGCTCCACCTCCAGCCGGTCTCTCTCAGCGTGCGCAGTTTTCAGCAAATTCTGCACCTCAGTGCCGTCACTGGCGCTCTGCATGGCCTTCAGCTCACCGACCTTTTGCCTCTCGATGTCCACCTGCACCTTCAGCCTGCCGTTTTCCAGCCTGAGACCATCTGCTGCCGCTCTGTGCTCCTCGGCAGCCTGTGCTGACTGACCTCCGGCCTCCAACGCTCTGTCCAGCTGGGCCTGCAGCCTGCCCACCTCCTCTCTGAGGCAGCGCGCCTGGCCCTGGGCCTcctggttctcctcctccagagcccgTAAGCTGccagtcagctgctgctggatgtcCACCAGCTTTTCCCGCTCGAAGCGCGAGCTCTCAACCTGCTCGGCATACCTTTGCTCCAGCTCGGCCAGCCGAGGCCCTTGACTTCCCAGCTCCTCGTCCCTCTGGGCCTGAGCCTGCGCCTGCTCCTGCAGTCGACCAGCAAGCGCCTCGTTCTTCTGGGCCAGCATCTCCAGGCgctccctctgctgttgaaggGAGGTCTGCAGGAGGCACTTCTCCTCGGCCAGGCGCTCGTTCTCAGCCGTCAGCTCCTGCACCACTTGCTGCTGGTCGGCCAGCTCCTGCAGAGTCGCCTGCAGCTCCTCGGCCATACTGTGGTGGCTCTCCTCCATCTTGTTAATCTTTTCCTTCAGGCTCTCCACTGACGCGTGCGCCCCCCCCGCATTGGTTACTGCAACGACTTCTTCACTGACACCGCTGCACACAGACTCTGAACAAGATGGGATCTTCTCAAACTCTGAGGAGTCGGGTGATGGGGAGTCCTTGGTGATGTCAGAGCTGGAAGAGACGGAGGGTTTGAGAGGTCTGGCAGCACACGGAAGACTGTCCTGCGGCGTTGAGTTGGATTCTGAGTGCAGGCCATTCACCAAAGGCTTGGAAGGGCTGCTTGAGTTTGTACTGGAGAGAGGGGAGGCCTCCAAGCAGAGCAGCTTTTGCTTCAGTGCCTGGTTTTCCTCCCGAAGTGCCGCCAGCTCTCTCTGAAACTTCCcgttcttctctctcagctcccCAACCAGCGCCAGGCCCTCCGCCGCCTGTCCCTGCTCTCCAACTTCAGTGGGCTTTTCCCACGAAACAGAGTTGGAGGCTTTGCCTTTGCAACACTTCAACTCCGTCCTGAGATTGCTGATCTCCAAGTCTTTGGCCTTCGCCTCAGCCAGCAGCTCTTTCACCTGGCTCTCCAGAAGGCCCCTCTCCTGGCCCTCTGCATCTCCCCGGGACTTGGTTGAACTGCGTGTCGGCTTTGCCAGGGTGGAAAGGCTGGAGGTGCTGGCACTCGAGACCATCTTCTTAGTGGTGGAGCTTCGAAGCTGGTCCCTCAGAGATATGCGGTCTCTCGTTATGGATACAGGGATCTCTCGAGGAGCCGGGATACCAGACTTCTTGGCTGCGTGTACACCTGCAGACAAGATCAAAACGGGTACAAATGAAATCGTGTTCCAGCACCTCAGAGATCAAATCCCCTTTTGCCGTAGACCAGAAGCAAAGCAGACGGCAGAGTGTtctgatttaaaaatgtgaacaTGGGAGAAAATGGGTTTTTATTCCTATTTCAGCTACACTTTATTGACTAATACAATACTGTCAATACATCCCTTTCAAGTTCAAATCTTGAAACATTagcaatacatttaaataactaTAACCTACATTCACAAATTTGCAATAGAAATGTGTAatattgtttaaatgaaaaagggaaGTATTGCTACAATCCCTGCAAActctacaaaaacaaagtaatcaaTAACATTACATGGTTTTAGATTTAGATAATCTAATGTTGATTCACCTGGACTGCAATATTGGCAGCACTGACTGGACAAGGGTTCCAGTTCACAGTCAGGAAATGGTaaagtttagaaaataaaacatttctcagTAGAATTGCAACGCAGCACGCTTGCCCTTCAGAAGAGAAGGTCAATGGAATCAGGGTGCAGACATGCTGGGACCGTGGATTTGTTAACAACGCGTAATGACACTGTTGGATGAGTTCAATGGACAGCGAGTCACATTCAGATGCCTGCATCATTCAGCGGTTTTATGTCGCTGGTCCCTGTACCCTAGTCACATATTGTCCTCTGCTCGGACAACAGAGCATCTGCCTGCCACTGTGCGCCTATCGTCATTCATCGCTGCAGCACAGCTCCACTGTGGCATTTCAGAAGTCATCAGCCTTTTTCCAGACCCCTCTCAGATATGAAGAGCATTTACTCAGCGTGAGCACGGTGCCGCCCGACAAcggtttattgtttattttccaAACATCAGCGCGAATGGCGACGCGGACACAAGGGGGCTGCTTGTTTTCAAAGGATGACAAAGGTCCCTGTGCACGTGCACTCTGTTTCAGCCGTGCTCAGACAGAGTGGCCCTGTGTGGCTCTCACACGCATACATTATCCTCCTCATCAACAAACCCACTGAGCAGAGGCTAGACAGGCTGTGACACATCGGCCATAGcagcgtgcacacacaaacacgcacaaccCAAAATCCACAAACAAATGGCCTAGTTTGGGATGGAAATCCCTGTGGGTTCTTTAAGCACATTGATGGGCACTTTGTAGCAACTCATTGAATAAACAGGCAACTGTGGCAGAAGCTGCCAACGCCGGCACAAACACTGGGGTTCAAAGCCGTTTAGCATTCTCAGAGTGTGCAGctgtggttaaaaaaagttaTGCGGGCTTGCTGGTGATAATTGTTGAGTAAACAATAGAGGGTGAGATTTTAAGTAAAAACAGACACTGTAGAAAGGAAGAGTGGCAGAATAAGCCTCAGGTCCGTCAGTTCTGGATGTCAGTGGGATCAGGCACTCTTTGAAAAATAATAGCTTTCATGTAAAGTTCACATTAACAAATGCGGCACTTCATCCCGATCACTTTGATGAACTTGCTGCACTGACAGAGATCCAGTGTGCCACTCAAAACTCCACTTCAGAGGAGGATGGAGCTGTGACTGACAGACATTACGTACCGCCACATGGGAGATGTTAAGACTAGATAAATTACTATTTACCAGAAGGCTTCATTCAGACGAGGCAGAAAAAGAATGACACACCTTTCCCTTTCAGCCATTTCATGGCCATATACAGATTGGACGTGGCAATAAATACAGGGACGTCAGGGCCTTgttggggggagagagagctgtTAGATGGGATTAAGATCAGTCCGATCAGGTTGGATTCCTTCATATTCGGTTTTCCTCTAAAGCTTTTAGTGAACAAAGCCCAGATGGAGCACATGAACTCACTCATCTGATGTGGATCGTCCACGTCTTtaacagtgacatcatcacagcgGCTTAGTGTGCACACAGAACTGACAACACACACTAGATGCCAGGAGTCCGCACAGGCTGAAGTATCCTGGAGAGAAAGAAACCGCTGCTCGAGTACAATCCGATAGTCAGAGGATCTCTATTTCTGGGAATATAAGCCTAAAATAAAGATCAGAAAAAGATCAACAGTTGGCTATGAAAACAATGGtaaaaaatgatattttctAATGCTAAAATTGGCCGTCCGTGCTGACGGTGAACGAGTGCATCTGGTCGATCCAAAAATGGCACCTCAGTTCAACAATCTCTTTCCAGGACCAACACAGCAACTGGATGTTTATTATTTCAATTTTTACATCCCCACATTGCCAGACAGAGTCAATAACAAAGGAACGTCTCTGACATCACACCACAAGACGTCTCTTGAATGCATTTGACAACCATCAGCATcatctaaaataaaaaggtgACAAAGATTGGATGAATTGAGGCGGAGACGTCCCTGAAAAGAGGCAATTAACCTCCAATTGCTCTAGCTGAGATTAATGGTGGAAGAAATGCAGAGAGGGATTTCCAAATGAAATGTCCGCCCCATCATAAAacccacacacatcacattaGTGCTGTTCAGCCAGGTCAGTTTAATGTGGTGAAATCTGTACACTGTTTGGTGCTCAAGAGGCCACAATAACTACAGCTCTCTACGGTCCTCACAGAAAAAGACGTCTAGGGCACAAATCTTTCTTTtacaattcaaaacaaaaatatccaaGAGCAAGATGGTTGAAGAGTTAGCTTTGTTGTACTTTAGTGCAGTTTTTGATGCAGGTCGGCTCAGTTCCAGGACCATCAATGGCCAGCTCCGAGAAGCACTAAATCTACGAGATTGAGCGGAGTGGGCAGTTAACTGGCTCACAGCTTCTCTTCATACAGCAAGGAATAAATCCTCAAGCAGTGGACGGTGTCTAGCTCCAAAGAGCAAATGCAGTCAATCACCGGTTTTGGAGGAAAAGGAAATCTTTTATATTCAATATCTTAGAAACAGTTTCAGATACACTAATAATAGTACGTTTAAAAGCCTAAATAAAGGTCATCGTTTATATAGAAGTCACCTTTGACCACTTAAATCTAATCCGTCAGACCTCGAATCCAAGTGGACGTGTGTTTAAAATTTGACCTAGATACATCACATGTATAACATGACCACCAAAACTAAAATCAGTTCATCCTCGAATGGACGTTTTATGCCAAATCTGAAGAAAGAGACTGATGGACGAAAGAGACAACGCCACCAGCCAAAGATGTCTCCGGCTCAGACGAATACCAAAACCTGATGGAAGAGAGAGACTAGGGACTTATTCTGTTGTTTACATTTAATCTAAAGTATTTGCACAAACTGACTTCCAATACTCCAACTAGTCAGTTATTCCCAGGGAAGTCGTTTCCCTGATCACAGTAATGCACTCTACTGGTTTCTGTCTAATGAAGATAAGCTTTCAAATCACGGCCGGGGCCGTGTGGCTGGACGCGGTCCAGCACCGTGCCGGTTAACAGCGGCCAGTCTCCCTGCCAGAGTACAGAGTGACAGAGTACATTGTGAGCAGAGTGCACAGAGTCTTCAATTTAGAGAACAGTGGGCTCACGGGGGAGGAGTCGtcgcggccgccgccgccgttgtGAATTAATGGTCAAGTGTCAGAGAGTTGGCACCTGAAATGACGCACTGCTTCGTCATCCTCACAAACAAAGCCGTGGAACGGGAATGTCTCGCCGCCTTTCCTTTGCCATTCCTTCAGTGTTCCAGGAAATGTTGTGTGAGGTTTTTTCAGTCAGGTGGAAATGGAAAGAGACAAAacagcgcatgtgtgtgtgtgtgtgtgtgtgtgtgtgtgtttctggcctTCCTGTTGTCCAACTGCCAGGGCATGAAAAAGGTCAACAGGCGCCCACGGGTCAGACACCGGGACTCGGAGGCATTCCTTTCCTCTTACTGGCCGTCAGTGACTGAGCAGACATTAGACGGCACGGTAAGCTGCATGAAAACCTCACGGTACAGCACAGGGAACCATGACAACACTTACTTGTTGAGGATACAAATGTGTTCATTATAACATCTTCAAACCCAAAGTACACAAGTTGGAATAATACGTTTTGTAATAGAGATAAACGTGGCGTGATTACAGGAATGTTTTATCCGGTGTCACACAATATTTCCTAAAACACTGTTGGAATCTGACTCTGCTTTGTTCCTAGGAGAGGACATCCTATGCAAAAGtgataaataaagcaaacagGACAATCAGATTTCTTTCTAGGAGCAGTGTTTGCACTTGTCGGCTGTGAAAACCAGATATTCTCAACTACATGATGAAGCGGCGCAGATTCACTGACTGTTTGCAGCAGAGTTTAAAAAGACTGATGTGAGTTCatccaaaaataacatttacatttggcTAAATGTTTAAGCGCATTCATAAAATGGTGAATTTTACACCCATTAAATCCACTAGGTTTTATTTTGTCAGCTGGACCACCGATATTTTGGCTAGTTTTAGAATATTTTTCTAACTGCAAAAGATATTTGTAATCTGCATATCGAAGTTGCTACAGTACGATATGATCTGCAGGCTCAGTCCAAACGCTTCAGTATAACCAAGTGCATGAGGGCAAAACATAAGCTGGAAATAAATAACATCTGTAATAACACGAACAGTATTTGTGGGAAGTGTGTTAGTGTGATGGGAGTCAGAGGAAAGTCTGCTCTTTCAGTAGCTGATGTGCAGGACACACGAGGAGATGAAGATAAATGCTCATTAGCAGAGTTCATGGGACAATAATATAGcatataaaataacaaaacttgaaaaatcaaaaaggaatatcatgaagaggaaagaggaaaggcTTAAGAAATTATTAAGCTTTGACTGGTTCATGTCAATACCATGCCTCTCCAGTCAGCAGGTGGCACGTTAATCGTGCTTACAACTGATCAGGCAAACCCCTCACCCTGCTTTTATGAATAGAGACATCACAGGGTTTAATCTGAGGGGTTTCTTTCCTGCCTGAGAAGTGAACAGCTCTGTGCTTCCGCTGCGGCACAGCGTGGAGGCGCAACAAGAGACCTGGCAAGCCACAGAGGGCCACTTGGCCCGGCTCCTTAGGCTCCTTTAATCATTTTGATTGAATCATTTCAATTGGCCTGCACGTTAAGACCTTTAACACAGTATCCTTGTGCTGATCCCCTCCGCTTTACACCATGTATGGAGCAAATACCCTCCAGAGATATCCAAGAGCTGGCCAACGGAGAGAGGACCTTCTTTATCCTTCACATGGAAAAGAGTTTAAGAAGGAGCTCACTGACGGAATAGCAGAATGCCGTCTACATGACTGCCGGTTTATAggatcagtgtgtgtgatgggCAACAGATTGATTGTTGCTAAACTTAGTTTTAAAAATTTACATCTTAGCCGGAGGATGAAGAAGgatgtgatctttttttttcctggattGGCCACAAAAATTTTACTAACACAAATTCTGTAGAAATATTAAGCcgtaaacaaaaaaacaaacagaaatttCTAATACTTTGTCTGCTTTGGCTCACTTTCTGCAGcttaaaacaaaaccaacaaagagAGCTCAGTCGAACCAGTATTATGTAAAAGATGGCAAGGTAAAGAGAAGCGCTGCATTCAAGCACAGGGAGCTCCGCTGTGTCACTTCATAGAACAACAACAAGATGGCACCTGGTATCCCCAAGTCCACTCTCAGGGAAGAGTCATCCAGAGAAACGCCAGGCGGTGAGAGGGAAGATGCTCATATCATCAACACACGGTCTCACGTCAGATCCAACTCAAAGGGCTCTGGTGTGTCAATTCTATACACCCGCTGTTAGTTGCTCAGCCACAAATCAGCCTACGATACACCAACTTTGGTGTCTGGGCTGCAGCTTCCAGTTCAGGACActtaaacaacacacacacacaccttcctctgCAAACACGCCGCTCTAAAAGGAAAGCGCGGTGTGTTTGTTCACTGGACCAACTGTTAACTGCCGTGGAAAGTATGACTGATGTAACTTCCTCCCAGCGTCCCGGCGATTAGAGGCTGGACAAACTCGCTTCCTCGCGTTGAATCCCTGCTCGACGTCAATGCGCTCCGGTAAGATGTTGTGATAGTTGATGACACACGTGCAGTATTTACACGTTCTGTCCTGTTGAATCCTGCTCTGGATGGGAGAGCTACCCGCCAGGCACATTGCAGCCGAGCTTCCTCAGAAACATTCGCGTTTCACACTAGTGTTAGAAGTTAAATGCTGTGATATATTTGACATAAAAGGCAGCTGGTAAAATAATGGCAATAGGCAAAGACATCGGAATGTCTGAAGAAGACTATGAGTCCGAGAGGACGGCCGTTTAGCGGAGGATGAAATGCCTGAACTGAAAGGACCAAGTGAACCTGATTCTATTTAAGCACGACACAAAAGGCTTTTGATCACCTGCTCGTTTGAGATTTATGAATCGTATGTGCAGTCATAAAACCTGCAAGAAGTCACAATGTCACCAAGCTTCTGAAGCCAGCAGCAGACAATATACTGTTGCCTGGCGGTCACTGAAGAGCCACTTAACTCTGCTAGGAAACTGAAAccaataaaaatgtcctttagCAGACGCACACGCATGACTGCGGTTTCTCACTATATTGTCGGTTGGCAATATGTTTAGATTTAAGAGGTCACCTGAACCAACAGATTGACTGAAGCTCACCAGAAAGGGTTggatttacatttcattttgcaaTTATAGTGATCAAATCTGCCTCATCTGAGCGGAGTTACCTCTATCAGCACCAATGCAGAATGAGAATAGTAATGTAATGCAGTGAGCCAGcggggagacagagaggctcGCTGCAGTAGCCTTGGCTGTAATTTGGCTTCGATAACGACCTCCTTATCACGGCAGCGGACAGCTTACGCGTTTGGCCTCCCACTTCAGAGATAACGGTGTCGAGCAAATCAGGACGGGTTCCTCCCGTTCCCACATTTCTTTCCTTACTTCCAGCAGCAGAACTTTGTGCTTTCCGAGCCTCAGCTGGGCAGAAGTTAAGCTCATGTAAATTGAGCTGAAGATGGATATTGACAAATGATGACACTGAGCTACCGTTTCTGTTAGAGGTTTTTAAACGTCTGCCCGTTTACTTGCAGACTTCTGCAGGGCCTCGGGAGGTGGTGATGATTTTGCGTCTCTTTGGGGAGCTCTCTTGGCATTTAAAGCCTCTTGTCAGGGgcaaccaaaataaataaaaatcaggcCATTTGaaaatcaatcattcatttgctATAGAGGCTCAGTTGAGAAAATAGAGTGTGCTGATTTCTATGAGTAACTCAATTAAAACTGTTGCCGACTGGTTAATTTCACAGTGGAGGTGGAATCATGAAGGACTGTACCAAGCAGAGTTTGAATATTTCTCAGAACATGATTGATTATGGGGAGTGTAACGGATGGCGTACTGTTTTCTCTGGCTGAGCAGACGTTTTACTCATTTCATCATTCAATCCCACATGCTTCCACAAACCAATATGAAAATCTCTAAACAGACCAATTTTACTTAATATTTAGGAGAATAATTAGTGACATTGAAGACTGATAGGTTATCCTCCTTTGTTCCTACTTTTTGACTAAACAATCTTTGGTTTCGTGTAGGTTATATCCTGCTCAcgctgtatgtctgtgtgtgtgtggggggtacggggggggggggggaggaaacagCTAATCTTTTCAAGCATGCAGCAGCTTGCTACCATTGCCTCCCGGTGCGAGCATACCATGCTCTATCttcaagcaacacacacacacacacacacacacacacacacacactacagccaTGAAGTGATGCAGTTCAACACCCACTGCTGACAAAATACTTCACTCTATttggcattgtgtgtgtgtgtgtccatgcctATGGCCCTAGCATGGTTCTACTGTTTCTGGTATGTTGCGCCAGCATCCATTTATGTTTGTATGAAAACAATCACAACATTATGAAGTTCTGTTAACAAATACACAGAGTAAATACACTAGGCTACAGATATATCTCTTAATatagatggacacacacacagagacagagagaaagagagcgcaCATATACAAAGAAGATGCAAATCCTTGTTAGATTCAGGAGGTTGGTGGAGGAGTTTCTGAGGCGCAGTGAGCTCGGGGGAAAGCGGAGTGATGAGACTGCTAATACCATCTCCTCTGACACGTCCCCTCATGCTTACCGTCAAGCAAATATCACTTAGCACTTTCACCCCCCTTCCCATGCCTCCACACACAAAATTT
This window harbors:
- the specc1 gene encoding cytospin-B isoform X1 translates to MMKSGATRVGLPKPGLQEWTKQVSVAPSSSSTTSTAMKTSRSSSTLASDQRHSRLKRASSDDALTKPAPGAAASGSRMKKTVTTGAISDLAEARPRSLSGVHAAKKSGIPAPREIPVSITRDRISLRDQLRSSTTKKMVSSASTSSLSTLAKPTRSSTKSRGDAEGQERGLLESQVKELLAEAKAKDLEISNLRTELKCCKGKASNSVSWEKPTEVGEQGQAAEGLALVGELREKNGKFQRELAALREENQALKQKLLCLEASPLSSTNSSSPSKPLVNGLHSESNSTPQDSLPCAARPLKPSVSSSSDITKDSPSPDSSEFEKIPSCSESVCSGVSEEVVAVTNAGGAHASVESLKEKINKMEESHHSMAEELQATLQELADQQQVVQELTAENERLAEEKCLLQTSLQQQRERLEMLAQKNEALAGRLQEQAQAQAQRDEELGSQGPRLAELEQRYAEQVESSRFEREKLVDIQQQLTGSLRALEEENQEAQGQARCLREEVGRLQAQLDRALEAGGQSAQAAEEHRAAADGLRLENGRLKVQVDIERQKVGELKAMQSASDGTEVQNLLKTAHAERDRLEVELTELRQELLQAQADTEQVRSTMSKVETKCHQLQERAEMREQELSSRVSSVEEAGIQAENQVKELKETIFELEDQVEQQRAVNCHTNQAVLDMENLVKKLEEQKGEADRQLKVLSRQIKDEKEEWRRFQADLQTAVVVANDIKVEAQQELRMLRRQLQEEQDRSAKLSTDLEALQGVRSHGNEVMVSDTYSQWSGTCMTPTTPSDASGDADSEPGATVKSLIKSFDTVVQNGPGLTVQMHSSPRSPLSGIPVRSAPAAAVSPVQRHTNIKPLSKSLEKRIHHGEFPPRHEKLSSFGDNLKPNSLMRKSPSLESVIKPLASLRSRTASFSCNRGNSKLSVERKDPLAALAREYGGSKRNALLKWCQKKTEGYPDIDVTNFSSSWSDGLAFCALLHTYLPAHIPYQELMSRDKGRNLTLAFQAAESIGIKTPLDMEELIKTDRPDWQSVMLYVSQIYKYFET
- the specc1 gene encoding cytospin-B isoform X2, with amino-acid sequence MGNQAGRPEETESGVHAAKKSGIPAPREIPVSITRDRISLRDQLRSSTTKKMVSSASTSSLSTLAKPTRSSTKSRGDAEGQERGLLESQVKELLAEAKAKDLEISNLRTELKCCKGKASNSVSWEKPTEVGEQGQAAEGLALVGELREKNGKFQRELAALREENQALKQKLLCLEASPLSSTNSSSPSKPLVNGLHSESNSTPQDSLPCAARPLKPSVSSSSDITKDSPSPDSSEFEKIPSCSESVCSGVSEEVVAVTNAGGAHASVESLKEKINKMEESHHSMAEELQATLQELADQQQVVQELTAENERLAEEKCLLQTSLQQQRERLEMLAQKNEALAGRLQEQAQAQAQRDEELGSQGPRLAELEQRYAEQVESSRFEREKLVDIQQQLTGSLRALEEENQEAQGQARCLREEVGRLQAQLDRALEAGGQSAQAAEEHRAAADGLRLENGRLKVQVDIERQKVGELKAMQSASDGTEVQNLLKTAHAERDRLEVELTELRQELLQAQADTEQVRSTMSKVETKCHQLQERAEMREQELSSRVSSVEEAGIQAENQVKELKETIFELEDQVEQQRAVNCHTNQAVLDMENLVKKLEEQKGEADRQLKVLSRQIKDEKEEWRRFQADLQTAVVVANDIKVEAQQELRMLRRQLQEEQDRSAKLSTDLEALQGVRSHGNEVMVSDTYSQWSGTCMTPTTPSDASGDADSEPGATVKSLIKSFDTVVQNGPGLTVQMHSSPRSPLSGIPVRSAPAAAVSPVQRHTNIKPLSKSLEKRIHHGEFPPRHEKLSSFGDNLKPNSLMRKSPSLESVIKPLASLRSRTASFSCNRGNSKLSVERKDPLAALAREYGGSKRNALLKWCQKKTEGYPDIDVTNFSSSWSDGLAFCALLHTYLPAHIPYQELMSRDKGRNLTLAFQAAESIGIKTPLDMEELIKTDRPDWQSVMLYVSQIYKYFET